A single region of the Equus przewalskii isolate Varuska chromosome 26, EquPr2, whole genome shotgun sequence genome encodes:
- the ALDOB gene encoding fructose-bisphosphate aldolase B, translated as MAHRFPALTSEQKKELSEIAQRIVANGKGILAADESVGTMGNRLQRIKVENTEENRRQFREMLFTVDNSINQSIGGVILFHETLYQKDSEGKLFRNILKEKGIVVGIKLDQGGAPLAGTNKETTIQGLDGLSERCAQYKKDGADFGKWRAVLRIDNQCPSNLAIQENANALARYASICQQNGLVPIVEPEVIPDGDHDLEHCQYVTEKVLAAVYKALNDHHVYLEGTLLKPNMVTAGHACTKKYTPEQVAMATVTALHRTVPAAVPGICFLSGGMSEEDATLNLNAINLCPLPKPWKLSFSYGRALQASALAAWSGKAANKKATQEAFMKRALANCQAAKGQYLHTGSSSAASTQSLFTACYTY; from the exons ATGGCCCACCGATTTCCAGCCCTCACCTCAGAACAGAAGAAGGAGCTCTCAGAAATTGCCCAGCGCATTGTTGCCAATGGCAAGGGGATCCTGGCTGCAGATGAGTCTGTAG GCACCATGGGAAACCGCCTGCAAAGGATCAAGGTGGAGAACACAGAAGAGAACCGCCGGCAGTTCCGAGAAATGCTCTTCACTGTGGACAACTCCATCAACCAGAGCATCGGAGGTGTGATCCTTTTCCACGAGACCCTCTACCAGAAGGACAGCGAGGGAAAGCTGTTCAGAAACATCCTCAAGGAAAAGGGGATCGTGGTGGGAATCAAG TTAGACCAAGGAggtgctccccttgccggaacaaACAAAGAAACCACCATTCAAG GGCTCGATGGCCTTTCTGAACGCTGTGCTCAGTATAAGAAAGACGGTGCTGACTTTGGGAAGTGGCGTGCTGTGCTGAGGATTGACAACCAGTGTCCATCCAACCTTGCCATCCAGGAAAACGCCAATGCCCTGGCCCGCTACGCCAGCATCTGTCAGCAG aatGGGCTGGTTCCCATTGTTGAACCAGAGGTAATTCCCGATGGAGACCATGACTTGGAACACTGCCAGTATGTCACTGAGAAG GTCCTGGCTGCTGTCTACAAGGCCCTGAATGACCATCATGTTTACCTGGAGGGCACCTTGCTGAAGCCCAACATGgtgactgctggacatgcctgcaCCAAGAAGTATACTCCAGAGCAAGTGGCCATGGCCACTGTCACAGCTCTCCACCGGACCGTTCCTGCTGCTGTTCCCG GCATCTGCTTTTTGTCTGGCGGCATGAGTGAAGAGGATGCGACTCTCAACCTCAATGCAATCAACCTTTGCCCGCTCCCAAAGCCCTGGAAACTGAGTTTCTCTTACGGACGGGCCCTGCAGGCCAGTGCCCTGGCTGCCTGGAGTGGCAAGGCTGCAAACAAGAAGGCTACCCAGGAGGCGTTTATGAAGCGGGCCCTG GCTAACTGCCAGGCAGCCAAAGGCCAGTATCTTCACACGGGCTCTTCTAGTGCCGCTTCCACCCAGTCGCTCTTCACAGCCTGCTACACCTACTAG